Proteins encoded within one genomic window of Sphingomonas cannabina:
- a CDS encoding YdbL family protein, whose protein sequence is MKRTIILAAVALGAVSGTALAQRDPAYAAARAAGKVGEQPDGYIGVVGAATPELRALVNNINIQRKAAYTKGAANGATVEQFAFVSGCNLIAQTKPGEMYQTPSGAWKKRDAGPPERDPRCV, encoded by the coding sequence ATGAAACGAACGATCATCCTGGCGGCAGTGGCGCTCGGCGCCGTGTCGGGCACGGCGCTGGCGCAGCGCGATCCGGCCTATGCCGCCGCCCGCGCGGCGGGGAAGGTGGGTGAGCAGCCCGACGGCTATATCGGCGTGGTCGGCGCGGCGACGCCGGAGTTGCGCGCGCTGGTCAACAACATCAACATCCAGCGCAAGGCCGCCTATACCAAGGGCGCCGCCAATGGCGCGACGGTGGAGCAGTTCGCCTTCGTCTCCGGCTGCAACCTGATCGCCCAGACCAAGCCGGGCGAGATGTACCAGACGCCGTCGGGCGCATGGAAGAAGCGCGATGCCGGCCCGCCGGAGCGCGACCCGCGCTGCGTGTGA
- a CDS encoding YnbE family lipoprotein, whose amino-acid sequence MAGAAAATVMMTGGCVNVTAPDKPIVINLNISITQEVVYRLDGEAKSLIQQNPGIF is encoded by the coding sequence ATGGCAGGCGCAGCTGCGGCGACGGTGATGATGACGGGCGGTTGCGTGAACGTGACCGCGCCGGACAAGCCGATCGTCATCAACCTCAACATCTCGATCACGCAGGAAGTGGTCTATCGCCTCGACGGCGAGGCGAAGTCGCTGATCCAGCAGAATCCGGGGATTTTCTGA